One genomic segment of Methanoculleus sp. SDB includes these proteins:
- a CDS encoding mechanosensitive ion channel protein MscS — MVSLAEFLQNPIGSTGITFNDLAWLAIFLVTSIIVAKIITGRLRKSLEEKLPKNDLGILLKVVYFGIVGFGLLIGLPNIDLSGVLLAGGIAGIVIGFASQSVVSNFISGLFLIIERPIKIGDNIDVNDILGTVEDIRILSTIVRTYDGIYVRLPNEQVFTSNITNYVVNAGRRFGYVVGIRYEDDADKAVRIIKEVIWNHPYALVHPSPSVFVDELGDNGVNIIVKIWAPSRQWWDVKTELLWKIKVALEAEGIEIPFPQRTVWFPDGIRAEMLQSDK; from the coding sequence GTGGTCTCTCTCGCGGAATTTCTGCAAAACCCGATTGGATCGACAGGAATTACCTTCAATGATCTGGCATGGCTCGCAATCTTTCTGGTTACATCGATTATCGTTGCGAAAATAATCACCGGCCGCCTGCGGAAATCACTTGAGGAAAAATTACCCAAAAATGATCTCGGTATTCTTCTGAAAGTCGTATATTTCGGTATTGTCGGCTTTGGACTGCTAATCGGGCTGCCGAATATCGATCTCTCGGGAGTCCTGCTGGCCGGCGGAATCGCAGGTATTGTCATTGGTTTTGCCAGCCAGAGCGTGGTTTCAAATTTTATATCCGGCCTGTTCCTGATCATTGAGCGCCCCATAAAAATCGGCGATAATATTGATGTCAATGATATCCTCGGCACGGTTGAAGATATCAGAATCCTCTCCACAATTGTGCGGACCTATGATGGTATCTATGTCCGTCTTCCGAATGAGCAGGTCTTTACATCGAACATCACCAATTACGTTGTAAATGCCGGACGCCGGTTTGGTTATGTCGTCGGAATACGGTATGAGGATGATGCCGATAAGGCGGTGCGGATTATAAAAGAGGTAATATGGAACCATCCGTACGCACTCGTCCACCCCTCGCCCAGCGTGTTCGTAGACGAACTGGGAGATAATGGCGTTAATATTATTGTGAAGATCTGGGCTCCTTCACGCCAGTGGTGGGATGTCAAGACAGAACTTCTCTGGAAAATTAAAGTGGCACTTGAAGCCGAAGGTATCGAGATACCGTTCCCGCAGCGGACCGTATGGTTCCCTGACGGTATCCGTGCCGAAATGCTTCAGTCTGATAAGTAA